The Bremerella cremea sequence CGCGCTGACCTTTCGTTTGGCCGACGAGATCTCTGTTAGCTATGACCTGCACCGCATGCGTCTGGCGGGGGCCTGGCAGGGAGGGTTTCTGAATCTTTCGCAAACACAGCATTACCGCCAACGGGGCGAACAGATGCCGCAGATCCAAGGAGAGATTCTCTCTGGGCTGACCGACTGGCAATGGTCGTTAGACAACAGTTCGTTTGAAATTACCCCAGAGCAGAAACCTGCCCGAGGGCCGGTCAGCGCCGATTTAGCGACCTACCACGGCCATTACCTGTACGGCGATCAGGCAATCCTCAGCTACACGATCGGTGACCGGAAGATTTTGGAATCGATTACTGGGGAAAAAGCGGGCACCCTGGCAACGATTTCTCACACGTTACGTATCGAGGCGGGTGATGAACCGTTAAAGCTGAGCATCGGGCGATTAGAGAAACTACCTCTGCCGGAAATCGAAATTCCGCACCTGCTAACCGAGCCTCAAGCGGTTGATACATCAGGGCCGAACTTGGCCGTGATTTACGGGAAGCCTGATACTGTGCGGCAGCCTCCGACGATGGACAACAAACCGCTGCAGTTGGTCGCCGGAGAGGACGCCCAGCGGTTTGACCTGGGAACGCCGGAACGGACGATTATGGTTCGTTTTCGCACCGATCAGGAAGGAACGCTCATTGCCTCGGCACCGCCGGAAGGTAAGTGGGCCCCCAACGGCAAGACGCTGTTTATCCGCGGAAAGCGAGTGGTATTTGATATTGGCTGGGTGGGGGCGTTGGTCGGTAAAACAAACGTCGCCGACAATCGTTGGCATACCGCCGCGGTGGTCGTCGACGATGCCCAGACACGATTGTACGTCGATGGCAAGTTAGAGGCTGCCCGAGCCAAGTTCCGGCGTCCACCTGTGAAAGATCACGTGCTGAAGATCGGCGCGACCGCGACGAACTTCGGGGGAGATTATGTCGGCGAGATTGGTTGGGTGCAAATTCGCGAGGGCGCTCTGTCTGCTCAGCAAATCGCGGCTATTAAGCCTGATGCCGAGCCAACCGCCGACGAGGTTCTCTTTGCCTGGAAGCCGTCGAGCGAACGCCCTTCCGTTGAAAAAGCACTTCAGAAAAACGCGCCCGGACAGAAATTCGCTGGGACATTTGTCGCGGCTGCCCTTTCAGGAGAAACCGCTGGGCTGGAGTGGGAGCCGACCGATGATGGCCGACTTGTGCTGACCATTCCCCCGAGCGATCAGCCTCGGCGGTTACGCATTGTCCGGGCCTCGTGCGAGACGCTGGCCGACATCACTCATTTTCAGGATGACACGGCTTCGCTGGCTGAAGAGCAACGAGTTGTCGATTTGCAGCAATGGACGCATGGCGGGCCGGTTCGATGGCCGGAAGTATTAGAGGTGAAAGGAACACGAGGGGAAGCGATCAATGGTTACGCGCTAGACACGATCCCGATTCCCGCGAGTAACCCCTGGAATGCCTGGCTGCGGACAAGTGCGCTCGATTTTCTGGACGATGGCCGCGCGGTTGTTACGACGCATGGCGGTGATGTTTACCTGGTGAGTGGACTTGATCAAGGCTTGGAGAAGGTCACCTGGAAACGGTTTGCTGCTGGACTGTTCGAGCCGTTTGGCGTGCGGGTGATTGAAGGAACCATTTATGTAACTTGCCGCGATGGCCTGAAGCGTTTGCACGATTTCGATGGCAACGGCGAGGCGGATTTTGTGGAAGCGTTTTGGAATGACGATGACGTATCGTCGATGTTCCATGCCTACAACTTCGATTTGCAAACCGATTCGGCAGGCAATTTTTACTTTGCCAAAGCAGGACAATACACACAACATCATCGGCCAGGGACCATCATGCGGGTCCCGCCGGAAGGTGGCCGCGCCGAAGTGGTGGCCTGGGGATTACGAACACCCAACGGCATGGGCAAGCTACAGGACGACCGGTTTACGGTATCGGACAATCAAGGGCCCTGGATGCCAGCGGGCAAGATCTCGCTGATTCGACAAGATAGCTTTCTAGGAAACATGCCCATCAATAACGAGCAGCGACAGTGGCTGGCCGCGAAGCATGGAGGCAAGCTACCAGATACGTTCGACGAACCTATCGTGTGGATGCCGCAAGAGCTCGACAACTCGTGTGGTGGCCAGGTTTGGGTGGCTGACCCCCGCTTTGGTCCCCTGGCGGGAAGGCTGATTCATTCTTCGTTTGGCAAGGGTTGGTTGTATTATCTTTCGCTGCAAGAGATCGACGATACGATGCAAGCCTCGATTGTGGCGTTGCCGCATCAGTGGGACGCTGGCGTGATGCGACTGCGGGTTAATCCGCACGATGGCCAATTGTACGGCACGGGGCTTTCGGGCTGGCAAGGCCCCAGCGATGGCCAAGATGGCTGCTTGCAACGGTTACGATACACCGGCGAGCCGGTCGCGATGATCGACAGCTTTCAAGTCACACCGGATGGCGTGCAGGTGTCGTTCAGCTTCGAGGTCGATCGGCGTTCGGCAACCGATCCCAAAAGTTGGTCCGCTGAAATGTGGAACTACTTATGGTCGGCCAGATACGGTTCCGACCAGTTCTCGGTCCGCCATCCGCAACAGCGAGGGCACGACCCGTTATCGATCGAATCGGTCGAGATGATCGACCCCAAAACCGTGCGGCTAAACATTCCGGGGCTGGAAGTGTGCGACCAACTGCGCCTAGAAATGCGGTTTCAGGACGCAGAAGGGAAACTCTTCACGGAAGAACTATTTGCCACCGTGCATGAAATCCCCGAAGAGGATTAGATCGAATGGGGCTTGAAGCCAGCCAAGAAGCATCGGTCGGTCGCAGGAATCAACGGGGCAGCATTGATCCCTGCAACCGAGCGCGACGGTATTGAAGGTTGATCTCGGATCGGTGGAACCGACTACAAGTCACCTGAGATGACTTGGCCGTCTCCCTTGTCCGCAATGCGATTGATCGAAACGCTATCCATCGTATCGCTGAAGAAGCGAACGCTGCCGTCGCTGAGGACAAACTGGGCTCCGCCTGGATGATGCGATCCGAAGGCGAAATCTTTCGTTCCGTTGATCTTGTACTGCGAGCTTTGACTGCCGCTGGCCGTTACGCCGCGAAGCGTTTGATGGGTGGCAACGTTACTGCTGGCTCCCCCCAAAGTCACTCCGACCCAAACCGCACCGCGATAATGGATCAGGTCGCCAGAAGAATCGCGGGTACCGTTTTCACCAAAGGGGACCTCGCCGATCATCACGGTGTTGGTGGTTCCGTCAGTAACGTCTCGAAATTTGGTCGCACTGTTGGGCGAGAACACCCCGTTACCACCATCCACACAACTACCGGCATAGTAGGGACAGTCGTCGCCCGAGTAGTTGTACTGGGTATTCTTGTCGCCAAAGACACCTTTGTAGGTCGATAGCCCGTGCGAAGGTTCCGAGCTACTATTTTTGAACTCGGGGTTCAAGTTATTACCAGGGGCACTCGGGCAACGAAAGGTCTCGATCAGCGGCTGCGAGTATTTCAAGATGTCAGAATCGTCCGAGCAAAACCGCTGGTTTACACGAAGCCCTTCGTAACGATTGTTCTGCTCGATCTGCGGCAAGATCATCGCCCCCCAGCCCCAGCCCGGGCCAGAGAATGTCGAGTAGGTTTTGTACGGAGTACGTCGATAAAAACCGGCTGGGAAGCAGCCGTTGACGTCGTGATAGTTGTGCATCGCCAATCCCATTTGCTTGAGATTGTTAGAACATTGGCTCCGGCGAGCCGCTTCGCGAGCTTGCTGAACTGCGGGAAGAAGTAAAGCGATTAAAACGCCGATGATCGCAATCACAACCAAGAGTTCGACGAGGGTAAAGCCGCTTCGCTCATTTCGCGTCCGGGTGACGGGTCGTGTACTCATTTGAGTCCTCTCTGGGTATACGCCGTTTCGGTGGGAAAGATGAATTCGGATGCCCGGTTGCCTCGTTCGACTAGTTGGGCATGCCTTCTACGCTACTAGCCAAGCCGTTTTATCGACAGAGTTAGATTGCGCAAACATATTACCAGAATTTGCAGAATTAACCTGACACTATGGGAGGGCCTTGTCGGATGCATAATCCCTCGCACGTACCTACAGAAACAGCCGCCACGGGGGGACGCGGCGGCTGTTCTGCCAGGTTTCGTTGAATCAACAAAAAGATCATCGACCGGAGAGTCGAAATCACCAACTCGCTGATTTCAGCAGGTTCAAGTGTGTTCAGTCAACGAAACCTTGCCTCACGTTATACGGCAACAGAATGTGCTGTGGTTGCCAGTGTTGTACGTCGATTCGATTAAGGCTCGGCCAATGGGTTGTTGGAGAGATAATCTTTCTTGCCAGGTCGGCTTTTCAGTTCAAAGGTGAACGTGTTGTCTCCCCCCTCACCAATTTTGACAACTTCCAAACCGTTTTCGGAGTAAACGTGAGGAATCGTCACCGATTTGCCAGCGCTGTCTGTTGTTTCCTCGGTGGACATGATTTGCACCAGGAAATCTCCTTTGGTAACACCAGGGCCGTGCTTACCGGTTTCCAGAACAAACTTGCCACTGGAATCGGTCTTGCCTGAGGCTACCGGAGATGAGTCGGAATGGAAAACAACCAACGCATTGGTCACCGGCTTGCCGTCTAGGGTGACCGAGCCAGAAGCAGGCGACAAGTTGTAGCTAGGCCCGCTGTGCGAGCATCCTACGGTTAGCAATAGAGCGAACAAAAGGCTAGGCAATGTCCAGCCAACGGTGTAGGAACGTAACGTGACAACTGCCGCTGTGGGAGAGTAAGCTGGCATAGGAAGTCTCTTTGGATCTTTCTGTGTGGGGTCTCGAAGGTGGGCCAGATTCAGCTTTATTCAGTTGGCTGAATCTGGCCAAGGTAAGCGATGAGGCAGCGAAGATTACTCGCTGACAACTTGTCCATCGTTGCGAGCCGAGATGCGATTGGTCATCAGCTGATCAATCGTATCGGAATAGAAGCGAGCACTTCCATCGCTGTGAACAAACTGAGCCCCACCAGGATGATGCGAGCTGAACGAGCGTGGGTTCGTACCGTTAATAACGTACTCTTTGCTGGTATTTCCACTAGCAAGAATACCTCGCAACGTTTGGAAGGTTGCCACATTGCTGGAAGCACCACTAGGCGTAACCCCAATCCAAACGGCACCGAGGTAGCTGTTCGGATTGCCGGAAGAATCGGTCGCACCATTCACACCGAAAGCAACTTCACCCACCATCACGGTGTTGGTGGTGCCGTCGGTTACGTCACGAAGTTTAACGCTGCTGTTAGCCGAGAACATGCCGTTGCCACCCTCGACACAGCTTCCTTGAGCCTTCTTGCAACCATCTTTGTTGTCGCT is a genomic window containing:
- a CDS encoding DUF6797 domain-containing protein, with product MIRLLSLWLIIGGLLGLTSLASAQDLETRLREIDTSTLAAKARLRGNPKQGALVFFKSAAACAKCHEPDAQSVSLGPKLAELGKDLSDEYLIDAILRPSQAIRKGYETVTILTDEGHLHVGLVQSKSDEQIVLRDASNLAEVTTLRLDSIEEMAQTDKSLMPDGLVASLRSEKEFYDLVRYVSEVAQGGAERAEQLRPSAEELLVQDDSVGLDHAGILRSLSEADFKAGRKIYLGHCANCHGEDGNTPKLPTARAFGKDRLKFGEDPYAMFLTLTRGAGLMAPMQHLSPRERYQVIGFIREGLMKDRNPGYQEVTKEYLAGLPAGTDTGDRSETGERDFGPVLGSQIGSEVNNALTFRLADEISVSYDLHRMRLAGAWQGGFLNLSQTQHYRQRGEQMPQIQGEILSGLTDWQWSLDNSSFEITPEQKPARGPVSADLATYHGHYLYGDQAILSYTIGDRKILESITGEKAGTLATISHTLRIEAGDEPLKLSIGRLEKLPLPEIEIPHLLTEPQAVDTSGPNLAVIYGKPDTVRQPPTMDNKPLQLVAGEDAQRFDLGTPERTIMVRFRTDQEGTLIASAPPEGKWAPNGKTLFIRGKRVVFDIGWVGALVGKTNVADNRWHTAAVVVDDAQTRLYVDGKLEAARAKFRRPPVKDHVLKIGATATNFGGDYVGEIGWVQIREGALSAQQIAAIKPDAEPTADEVLFAWKPSSERPSVEKALQKNAPGQKFAGTFVAAALSGETAGLEWEPTDDGRLVLTIPPSDQPRRLRIVRASCETLADITHFQDDTASLAEEQRVVDLQQWTHGGPVRWPEVLEVKGTRGEAINGYALDTIPIPASNPWNAWLRTSALDFLDDGRAVVTTHGGDVYLVSGLDQGLEKVTWKRFAAGLFEPFGVRVIEGTIYVTCRDGLKRLHDFDGNGEADFVEAFWNDDDVSSMFHAYNFDLQTDSAGNFYFAKAGQYTQHHRPGTIMRVPPEGGRAEVVAWGLRTPNGMGKLQDDRFTVSDNQGPWMPAGKISLIRQDSFLGNMPINNEQRQWLAAKHGGKLPDTFDEPIVWMPQELDNSCGGQVWVADPRFGPLAGRLIHSSFGKGWLYYLSLQEIDDTMQASIVALPHQWDAGVMRLRVNPHDGQLYGTGLSGWQGPSDGQDGCLQRLRYTGEPVAMIDSFQVTPDGVQVSFSFEVDRRSATDPKSWSAEMWNYLWSARYGSDQFSVRHPQQRGHDPLSIESVEMIDPKTVRLNIPGLEVCDQLRLEMRFQDAEGKLFTEELFATVHEIPEED
- a CDS encoding DUF1559 domain-containing protein, which translates into the protein MSTRPVTRTRNERSGFTLVELLVVIAIIGVLIALLLPAVQQAREAARRSQCSNNLKQMGLAMHNYHDVNGCFPAGFYRRTPYKTYSTFSGPGWGWGAMILPQIEQNNRYEGLRVNQRFCSDDSDILKYSQPLIETFRCPSAPGNNLNPEFKNSSSEPSHGLSTYKGVFGDKNTQYNYSGDDCPYYAGSCVDGGNGVFSPNSATKFRDVTDGTTNTVMIGEVPFGENGTRDSSGDLIHYRGAVWVGVTLGGASSNVATHQTLRGVTASGSQSSQYKINGTKDFAFGSHHPGGAQFVLSDGSVRFFSDTMDSVSINRIADKGDGQVISGDL